One window of Elusimicrobiota bacterium genomic DNA carries:
- a CDS encoding DUF5009 domain-containing protein, with amino-acid sequence MEQKPPRVLSIDVFRGITIVLMIFVNHIFDLRMKNIPQWLKHMPALGITMSDIIFPAFLFIVGMAIPLALDRRIDRGDTWYQLIWRVVSRAVSILIAGFYWVNYDYYNASKGLLPKDWWGFLAFISVILIWINYPQTDKTKWDKKRVVYTALQGFGFVMLIFLSFTYTSFGEKGLTYPAWTLDPRWWQMLGAIGWAYLFAGLYYLVFRNNLTALAFGVPLFLMIYTGHATGVLKFVDQWVPFLGIRARGTHGALVMAGIVLQKFMESRAGDQPKADTFDQRVKFIILFGGMMLISGFLEAVLFRLNGVDTSVLWWVFGLGLFAMVLYIVNNDFEERMKMALSIGGVLMLSGLLMGNLYKISKNGATPSWVLVCSGTCVIIYVLTYYFVDQKKMRGWFIDIVLPPANNPLLAYLMPEAIVALLLALGLGTFMPKLTGVFMFMSSGILGILRAVLWTALMIWLTMWLTKQKVVVRF; translated from the coding sequence TTGGAACAAAAACCACCAAGGGTTTTGTCAATTGACGTTTTTCGAGGGATAACTATTGTATTAATGATTTTTGTTAATCATATATTTGACCTCAGGATGAAAAATATTCCGCAATGGTTGAAGCATATGCCGGCACTGGGTATCACGATGTCGGATATAATATTCCCGGCATTCCTTTTTATTGTTGGGATGGCAATACCCCTGGCGTTAGACCGCCGTATAGATCGGGGAGATACGTGGTACCAGCTTATCTGGCGGGTAGTATCACGTGCTGTGTCTATACTTATTGCAGGGTTTTACTGGGTAAACTATGACTATTACAATGCTTCAAAAGGGTTATTGCCAAAGGATTGGTGGGGTTTCCTCGCGTTTATTTCCGTAATCCTTATCTGGATAAACTATCCGCAGACAGATAAAACTAAGTGGGACAAAAAAAGGGTTGTATATACAGCATTACAAGGGTTCGGGTTTGTGATGCTGATATTTTTATCATTCACCTATACAAGTTTTGGGGAAAAAGGGTTAACATATCCCGCATGGACACTTGACCCGCGGTGGTGGCAAATGCTGGGTGCGATCGGGTGGGCGTACTTATTTGCGGGACTGTATTACCTGGTATTCCGTAATAACTTGACTGCATTAGCGTTTGGGGTGCCGTTATTCCTAATGATATACACCGGCCATGCGACAGGTGTATTAAAATTTGTTGACCAATGGGTACCGTTCCTGGGTATTCGCGCGAGGGGAACACACGGGGCATTAGTGATGGCTGGGATTGTACTCCAAAAATTTATGGAATCACGCGCAGGTGACCAGCCAAAAGCTGATACTTTTGATCAGCGGGTAAAGTTTATAATATTATTCGGCGGGATGATGCTTATCAGCGGATTCCTTGAAGCCGTACTGTTCCGGCTTAACGGAGTAGATACCTCCGTACTCTGGTGGGTATTTGGGCTAGGATTATTCGCGATGGTATTGTATATCGTAAATAACGATTTTGAGGAACGTATGAAGATGGCGTTAAGTATCGGCGGTGTGTTAATGCTTTCAGGGTTATTAATGGGTAATCTCTACAAAATATCTAAGAACGGCGCGACACCGAGCTGGGTGCTGGTATGCTCAGGAACGTGTGTGATAATTTATGTTTTGACATACTACTTTGTTGATCAAAAGAAGATGAGGGGATGGTTTATAGATATTGTCCTTCCTCCGGCGAATAATCCGTTACTCGCATACTTGATGCCCGAAGCAATTGTTGCGCTTTTACTGGCGTTAGGGTTAGGAACTTTTATGCCAAAACTTACCGGTGTGTTTATGTTTATGAGTTCCGGGATTTTGGG